From Anopheles funestus chromosome 3RL, idAnoFuneDA-416_04, whole genome shotgun sequence, a single genomic window includes:
- the LOC125769103 gene encoding limbic system-associated membrane protein — protein MGDGVRSTVSWTRTLFVLLLSCGLSHSFPEPFISTIDTDAPTVAPKFMTRGHLYKAIIGDSIELPCKVKDLGSYVLLWRRGTSVLTAANLMVTRDPRFKLVEGYNLQIANVKIQDAGDYICQIGDNESRDQVHTLEILVPPTIRVVPQNRQITARKGSTVTLECKASGNPVPAIYWHKKDAFSGSSHLSESPTLLLERVDRHHAGVYQCTADNGVREAVHVDIEVTVLSPPDITVEKTWVHASEGFDIDLVCIVHGDVNSEMLWYQNSFLLDPTDRRSMYSRGDKYTLNIRNFQQSDFGNYSCVADNALGRTKKYIEVSGRPGPAAFLSPAYSNYLDRYNLTYTIESIPPLDEIKLLYRKLMMNETYQHPGSWEDTILVPTLTRSDPTHFIMSHVIRGLSPNSVYEVMIQARNVHGWNEISDIHQFYTRNFELTPNELEFVMSSISNSGHRKPFSRSASFKMLLTCLTFGLLSVSAVRC, from the exons GATTAAGCCACAGCTTCCCGGAGccatttatttcaacaattgATACTGACGCACCAACCGTCGCACCGAAATTTATGACTCGAGGGCATCTCTACAAGGCTATCATCGGCGACTCGATCGAGCTACCGTGCAAAGTAAAGGATCTGG GATCTTATGTGCTGCTCTGGCGTCGGGGGACTTCGGTGCTTACGGCAGCTAATTTAATGGTGACACGTGATCCAAGATTCAAGCTGGTCGAGGGCTACAACCTGCAGATAGCGAACGTGAAAATCCAGGACGCCGGTGATTATATTTGTCAGATCGGTGATAACGAAAGCCGGGATCAGGTGCACACGCTGGAAATACTGG TACCTCCCACAATACGAGTGGTGCCCCAGAATCGGCAAATCACCGCCCGGAAGggtagcaccgtaacgctggAATGCAAAGCATCCGGTAACCCGGTGCCGGCCATCTACTGGCACAAGAAG GATGCTTTCAGCGGATCGTCTCATCTGTCGGAAAGTCCCACACTGCTGCTGGAGCGCGTCGATCGACATCATGCCGGTGTGTATCAGTGCACAGCGGACAATGGTGTCCGGGAAGCCGTCCACGTCGATATCGAAGTTACGGTactgt caccaccagatATAACCGTCGAGAAGACATGGGTTCACGCTAGCGAAGGTTTCGACATCGATCTCGTATGCATCGTGCACGGTGACGTAAACTCGGAG ATGCTTTGGTACCAAAACTCCTTCCTGCTGGATCCGACCGATCGCCGCTCGATGTACTCCCGAGGTGACAAGTACACGCTGAACATACGAAACTTTCAACAATCCGATTTCGGAAACTACAG CTGCGTTGCCGACAATGCCTTGGGCAGGACGAAAAAGTACATCGAAGTTTCCGGCCGACCCGGCCCGGCAGCGTTTCTGTCACCGGCGTACAGCAACTATCTCGACCGGTATAATCTCACCTATACGATAGAGTCTATCCCACCGCTAGACGAGATCAAGCTACTTTATCGAAAGTTGATG ATGAACGAAACATATCAACATCCGGGCAGCTGGGAGGACACCATTTTAGTGCCAACATTAACCAGATCCGATCCTACACATTTTATTATGTCGCATGTGATAAGGGGGCTTTCGCCGAACTCCGTCTACGAGGTAATGATCCAGGCACGGAACGTGCACGGCTGGAACGAG ATTAGTGACATCCATCAGTTCTACACGCGTAACTTCGAGCTTACTCCAAACGAGCTGGAGTTCGTCATGAGCTCAATCTCCAACAGTGGCCACCGGAAACCATTCTCCCGGTCGGCAAGCTTTAAAATGCTTCTCACCTGTCTTACGTTTGGGCTTCTCAGTGTGTCCGCAGTAAGATGTTAA
- the LOC125769104 gene encoding proton-coupled amino acid transporter-like protein pathetic isoform X2 yields MEKEPAPEGVELLSVKLDGSPITPSIYDPYKYRDVPNPTSTLGTFVHVMKSALGIGILSVPYAFRNGGLVFGVFGAFFFAMLCSHSAHILVSTSYKICKKERIPVLGFAETVEKACANGSASIRALGTALRNIIDWYLMLTTVVVFIVFVGTTLREVVNYRTGWDWSERTYILLVGVPILFITQIREIKYLVPFSAIAGFLILANIVISLVFIFQEPLTLENRRMFPTASTVAPYMGIVYFALDATCLIFPLENQMRHPQHYLGCPGIVNLNYICLAILYSFFGAVGYIRYGDDVESSIILNFPTENVLVSCIQVLSAVAVLCSIGLVFYVPTEIAWKKLHTKVPKQWTGVAQSGLRLTMLLVNIAAACGIPHLGTFMGLLGAVLNPILALWIPLIVDTVYRWPNDFGRLRWRLVKNVALCCFGLFLLVTGTISSVRNIIQLYK; encoded by the exons ATGGAAAAGGAACCTGCCCCGGAAGGTGTTGAACTGCTGTCGGTGAAATTAGATGGAAG CCCAATCACACCGTCCATTTATGATCCGTACAAGTACAGAGATGTGCCGAATCCGACCTC TACACTCGGCACATTCGTGCACGTCATGAAGTCGGCCCTCGGCATCGGAATCCTTTCGGTACCGTACGCGTTCCGCAACGGTGGTCTCGTGTTTGGCGTGTTTGGTGCGTTCTTCTTCGCGATGCTTTGCTCGCACAGTGCCCACATTTTG GTCAGCACGTCGTACAAGATTTGCAAAAAGGAACGCATACCGGTGCTCGGTTTTGCCGAAACGGTGGAAAAAGCTTGCGCAAACGGTTCGGCAAGTATACGCGCGCTCGGCACAGCGCTACG gaacATCATCGATTGGTATCTGATGTTAACAACGGTCGTCGTGTTCATCGTGTTCGTTGGCACCACGCTTCGGGAAGTGGTCAACTACCGTACCGGATGGGACTGGAGCGAACGCACGTACATACTGCTCGTCGGTGTACCGATCCTGTTCATCACGCAGATACGCGAGATCAAGTATCTCGTACCATTTTCAGCGATTGCTGGATTTCTTATCCTTGCCAACATCGTCATCTCGCTGGTCTTTATCTTTCAAGAGCCGCTCACACTGGAAAACCGACGCATGTTTCCGACCGCCTCAACGGTCGCACCATACATGGG CATTGTCTACTTCGCACTGGACGCAACGTGTCTTATATTTCCGTTGGAAAATCAAATGCGTCACCCGCAGCATTACCTCGGGTGTCCCGGTATCGTGAACCTGAACTACATCTGTCTCGCCATCCTGTACAGCTTCTTCGGTGCCGTTGGATACATCCGGTACGGTGATGACGTCGAAAGCTCCATCATACTCAACTTTCCCACCGAAAACGT GCTGGTTTCGTGCATACAAGTGCTATCCGCTGTTGCGGTACTATGCTCCATTGGGTTGGTTTTTTACGTGCCCACCGAGATTGCCTGGAAGAAATTGCACACTAAAGTGCCGAAGCAATGGACCGGAGTTGCCCAGAGTGGCCTAAGGCTAACGATGCTGCTAGTGAACATTGCCGCAGCATGCGGTATTCCACATCTCGGCACATTCATGGGACTGCTCGGGGCCGTCCTGAACCCAATTCTGGCCCTATGGATACCTCTAATTGTTGATACGGTGTACCGTTGGCCGAACGATTTCGGCCGGCTAAGGTGGcgtttggtgaaaaatgtggCACTGTGCTGCTTTGGACTGTTCCTACTCGTAACCGGTACCATTTCGAGCGTACGGAACATTATTCAACTGTACAAATGA
- the LOC125769104 gene encoding proton-coupled amino acid transporter-like protein pathetic isoform X1, producing MFTAGCIPNKQVHLSFRKPNFNSTLFRLSHYCSPITPSIYDPYKYRDVPNPTSTLGTFVHVMKSALGIGILSVPYAFRNGGLVFGVFGAFFFAMLCSHSAHILVSTSYKICKKERIPVLGFAETVEKACANGSASIRALGTALRNIIDWYLMLTTVVVFIVFVGTTLREVVNYRTGWDWSERTYILLVGVPILFITQIREIKYLVPFSAIAGFLILANIVISLVFIFQEPLTLENRRMFPTASTVAPYMGIVYFALDATCLIFPLENQMRHPQHYLGCPGIVNLNYICLAILYSFFGAVGYIRYGDDVESSIILNFPTENVLVSCIQVLSAVAVLCSIGLVFYVPTEIAWKKLHTKVPKQWTGVAQSGLRLTMLLVNIAAACGIPHLGTFMGLLGAVLNPILALWIPLIVDTVYRWPNDFGRLRWRLVKNVALCCFGLFLLVTGTISSVRNIIQLYK from the exons ATGTTTACGGCCGGATGCATTCCGAACAAACAGGTCCATCTCAGCTTCCGAAAACCTAATTTCAATTCCACTCTTTTTCGACTTTCGCACTATTGCAGCCCAATCACACCGTCCATTTATGATCCGTACAAGTACAGAGATGTGCCGAATCCGACCTC TACACTCGGCACATTCGTGCACGTCATGAAGTCGGCCCTCGGCATCGGAATCCTTTCGGTACCGTACGCGTTCCGCAACGGTGGTCTCGTGTTTGGCGTGTTTGGTGCGTTCTTCTTCGCGATGCTTTGCTCGCACAGTGCCCACATTTTG GTCAGCACGTCGTACAAGATTTGCAAAAAGGAACGCATACCGGTGCTCGGTTTTGCCGAAACGGTGGAAAAAGCTTGCGCAAACGGTTCGGCAAGTATACGCGCGCTCGGCACAGCGCTACG gaacATCATCGATTGGTATCTGATGTTAACAACGGTCGTCGTGTTCATCGTGTTCGTTGGCACCACGCTTCGGGAAGTGGTCAACTACCGTACCGGATGGGACTGGAGCGAACGCACGTACATACTGCTCGTCGGTGTACCGATCCTGTTCATCACGCAGATACGCGAGATCAAGTATCTCGTACCATTTTCAGCGATTGCTGGATTTCTTATCCTTGCCAACATCGTCATCTCGCTGGTCTTTATCTTTCAAGAGCCGCTCACACTGGAAAACCGACGCATGTTTCCGACCGCCTCAACGGTCGCACCATACATGGG CATTGTCTACTTCGCACTGGACGCAACGTGTCTTATATTTCCGTTGGAAAATCAAATGCGTCACCCGCAGCATTACCTCGGGTGTCCCGGTATCGTGAACCTGAACTACATCTGTCTCGCCATCCTGTACAGCTTCTTCGGTGCCGTTGGATACATCCGGTACGGTGATGACGTCGAAAGCTCCATCATACTCAACTTTCCCACCGAAAACGT GCTGGTTTCGTGCATACAAGTGCTATCCGCTGTTGCGGTACTATGCTCCATTGGGTTGGTTTTTTACGTGCCCACCGAGATTGCCTGGAAGAAATTGCACACTAAAGTGCCGAAGCAATGGACCGGAGTTGCCCAGAGTGGCCTAAGGCTAACGATGCTGCTAGTGAACATTGCCGCAGCATGCGGTATTCCACATCTCGGCACATTCATGGGACTGCTCGGGGCCGTCCTGAACCCAATTCTGGCCCTATGGATACCTCTAATTGTTGATACGGTGTACCGTTGGCCGAACGATTTCGGCCGGCTAAGGTGGcgtttggtgaaaaatgtggCACTGTGCTGCTTTGGACTGTTCCTACTCGTAACCGGTACCATTTCGAGCGTACGGAACATTATTCAACTGTACAAATGA